The proteins below are encoded in one region of Fibrella aestuarina BUZ 2:
- a CDS encoding N-6 DNA methylase, whose protein sequence is MPKSTDVPHELRALNKVFSTNDYKWDYADSFRDWVDFLVEAFMPVRQTDRRPSECERLKQKHGSLDWFTDMTREWLLVQQQMIVGDGPGDWYDALGTFYEVIAPNSKKGVLGQFFTPPEVCDMMTIMTGFTPDLKGKGFSIQDPCSGSGRMLLAAHTSAPGNYQYAADLDRICAKMSAVNMCIHGCVGQAVCMNSLTPDDWFFGYNINPRLNRTGCPSIEPITKEQCRAWRLWQAEKAAWEEKKRVDPKAPAPVPPAAKSVQMGQLSLF, encoded by the coding sequence ATGCCGAAATCAACCGACGTGCCGCACGAGCTGCGGGCGCTCAATAAGGTATTTTCTACAAACGACTACAAATGGGATTACGCGGACTCCTTCCGCGATTGGGTCGACTTTCTGGTGGAGGCCTTCATGCCGGTCCGTCAGACGGATCGCCGCCCGAGCGAATGCGAGCGGCTGAAGCAGAAGCACGGTTCGCTCGACTGGTTCACCGATATGACCCGCGAATGGTTGCTGGTGCAGCAACAGATGATCGTCGGGGATGGTCCGGGCGACTGGTACGATGCGCTGGGTACGTTCTACGAGGTCATTGCGCCCAACTCCAAAAAGGGCGTTTTGGGTCAATTCTTCACGCCCCCGGAGGTCTGCGATATGATGACCATTATGACGGGCTTCACGCCCGATCTGAAGGGGAAGGGCTTCAGCATCCAGGACCCATGCAGCGGCTCCGGGCGGATGTTGCTGGCGGCTCATACCTCGGCTCCGGGCAACTACCAGTACGCCGCCGACCTGGACCGCATTTGCGCCAAGATGTCGGCCGTCAATATGTGCATACATGGCTGCGTGGGGCAGGCGGTATGCATGAACTCCCTGACGCCCGATGACTGGTTTTTCGGCTACAACATCAACCCGCGCCTGAACCGTACAGGCTGTCCGAGCATCGAGCCGATCACCAAAGAGCAGTGCCGGGCGTGGCGCTTATGGCAGGCTGAAAAGGCTGCCTGGGAGGAAAAAAAGCGCGTCGACCCGAAAGCGCCGGCACCCGTACCACCCGCGGCTAAATCGGTCCAGATGGGGCAACTGAGCCTGTTTTAG
- a CDS encoding AAA family ATPase, giving the protein MSKYEIKTKKGYDFYEVSSAMQKCIRRDREQEALFWAVELYDSGFVEYAWKRLRIMCSEDIGLAEPGMPAQIWALYRMHQEQAKKKEDKNEPQRLFLTHAVLLLCRARKSRMIDWTLIWAWLTHPFRMLEIPDFALDKHNERGRKLKRSWAHFFDEGTQLHPHHDVDGESEMRMNAMKAISNPSGQSLFADAGESV; this is encoded by the coding sequence ATGAGCAAGTACGAGATAAAGACAAAGAAGGGGTACGATTTCTACGAGGTCAGCAGTGCCATGCAAAAGTGCATCCGTCGGGATCGGGAGCAGGAAGCGCTATTCTGGGCGGTGGAGCTATACGATTCGGGGTTCGTGGAATACGCCTGGAAGCGGCTGCGGATCATGTGCAGCGAAGATATTGGGCTGGCTGAGCCGGGAATGCCCGCGCAGATTTGGGCGCTCTACCGGATGCATCAGGAACAGGCCAAAAAGAAGGAGGACAAAAACGAGCCTCAGCGGCTGTTTCTGACGCACGCGGTGCTGCTGCTGTGCCGCGCCAGAAAGTCGCGTATGATCGACTGGACGCTTATCTGGGCATGGCTCACCCACCCCTTCAGGATGCTGGAGATACCTGACTTCGCGCTCGACAAGCACAATGAGCGTGGTCGAAAGCTCAAACGCAGCTGGGCGCATTTCTTTGACGAGGGAACGCAGCTGCATCCGCATCACGACGTGGACGGTGAGTCGGAAATGCGGATGAATGCCATGAAAGCCATCAGCAATCCGAGCGGACAGAGCCTGTTTGCCGATGCTGGCGAGTCGGTCTAA
- a CDS encoding GREB1-related protein gives MESCKIVIPSHKRATRVRTTAVVENTIICVPDAQADDYQRNNPGCEIVTHPDSVIGLARKRDWIIKHFGSVFMLDDDIASMQRVYTEPGEKSQVDPATAYALIQATADACRQAGAFLFSFSHVPAPVLYNPMGPIDLAGYHTGCAHGVLSGSKLWYSPEIRVNEDYWISCLNAYEHRLSWKDTRFYFAQKDTFVNPGGLSEFRNVEAEEADFKLLQRVFGSDIITLKKSSAKSKLKHPFQKTLKLPF, from the coding sequence ATGGAAAGCTGCAAAATCGTAATTCCGAGCCACAAGCGGGCCACGCGGGTACGGACCACTGCCGTCGTCGAGAACACGATCATCTGCGTACCGGACGCCCAGGCCGACGACTATCAGCGTAATAATCCGGGCTGCGAGATTGTCACACACCCCGACTCAGTAATTGGGCTGGCCCGAAAGCGCGACTGGATCATCAAACACTTTGGTTCGGTCTTCATGCTCGACGATGACATTGCGTCGATGCAGCGGGTGTATACGGAGCCGGGGGAAAAGTCGCAGGTAGACCCAGCGACAGCTTACGCGCTGATCCAGGCTACGGCTGATGCCTGTCGGCAGGCCGGGGCGTTCCTGTTTTCCTTCAGCCACGTACCCGCTCCGGTGCTATACAACCCGATGGGGCCGATTGATCTGGCCGGCTATCATACCGGCTGCGCGCATGGTGTACTGTCAGGATCGAAGCTGTGGTATAGCCCGGAGATTCGGGTCAACGAGGATTACTGGATTAGCTGTTTGAACGCATACGAACACCGGCTCAGCTGGAAGGATACGCGGTTCTACTTTGCCCAGAAGGACACATTTGTCAATCCGGGCGGGCTGTCGGAGTTTCGGAACGTGGAGGCTGAGGAAGCTGATTTTAAGCTGCTGCAGCGCGTATTTGGGTCCGACATTATTACGTTGAAAAAGTCGAGTGCGAAAAGCAAGCTCAAGCATCCATTTCAGAAAACCTTAAAACTTCCATTCTAG
- a CDS encoding DUF5977 domain-containing protein: protein MDNLATLAFRPLRFSRNPIAYVVDAAPDTLADRAALSYVLRLETPKTFGSGEFTELVTLPGREVPPRQEFGATVYPGAAFDVAVYLDDDLQRTPPMPDQAGFVACAGLITPFLVQTCILQNGTLVPDTKQTLPLEYALKGALSVEQFASWRDDFFTSYLSQTRQFLTWQPARKWVETDQPEFLYHLVNYTPKPTELHLRAEVTYTDGTSEMLTPMQTANVAQYTVYSVPVGFVALGLPEKEAATGKVVLSYVVWLANEANARLSEVRTYWVNREYQPNVLYLLLANSLGGFDTLRCTGASSRRLLVRGTDIQRPLDPNYRPGTAEFVKLNRRGERTLTVATGLRDGAELDYLSELLFAEEVYLVSQEGYVALTLAASGDTALELRGAEEDLAGRVLTFGLGKTEVGYSALPVAPPAAARPTRWVPVNTFCLINEQGIRSGLMGAVQLEQRYVDDFSLVKPRRVKLNVPGTEGYQAPVPSAVCAATPFTNARIEQTGRFARNNCGEGKEGGPATLVLEAGSIGAETAEQLSARVASALAAMDTQAYANQYGSCALNPKDYVVTVPPGYFHFRTNLPDNLSVYYDGTPAAGNAWHLALDPNNPDVWRYPKNNVALPLRSIPHNWLLLLRADFGGVGEVLVYRNGVLISTRTLPLNAGMGYVMLGVGETVADGDRLFIEVLNLRTTWY, encoded by the coding sequence ATGGATAATCTAGCGACGCTCGCCTTTCGGCCCCTGCGGTTCTCGCGCAACCCCATTGCCTACGTGGTCGACGCGGCCCCCGATACGCTGGCCGATCGGGCCGCCCTGTCGTATGTGCTGCGGCTGGAAACGCCCAAAACCTTCGGCTCCGGCGAGTTCACCGAGCTGGTTACCCTGCCCGGTCGGGAGGTACCACCCCGCCAGGAGTTTGGGGCGACGGTGTATCCGGGGGCCGCTTTCGACGTGGCGGTGTACCTTGATGACGATCTACAACGGACGCCACCAATGCCTGATCAGGCGGGCTTTGTGGCCTGCGCGGGCCTGATCACGCCGTTTCTGGTGCAGACCTGCATTCTGCAAAACGGTACGCTGGTACCCGATACGAAACAGACCCTGCCGCTGGAATACGCCCTGAAGGGCGCGTTATCGGTGGAGCAGTTCGCCAGTTGGCGGGATGACTTTTTTACGAGTTACCTGAGTCAAACGAGGCAGTTTCTCACCTGGCAGCCCGCCCGCAAGTGGGTGGAAACCGACCAGCCCGAATTTCTGTATCACCTGGTCAACTACACGCCCAAGCCGACTGAGCTACACTTACGGGCCGAGGTGACCTACACCGATGGCACGAGCGAGATGCTGACGCCGATGCAGACCGCCAACGTGGCGCAGTACACCGTCTACAGCGTGCCGGTGGGTTTTGTGGCGCTGGGTCTGCCCGAAAAGGAAGCGGCCACCGGCAAGGTGGTGCTGAGCTACGTGGTTTGGCTGGCCAACGAAGCCAACGCCCGGTTATCGGAGGTCCGTACCTATTGGGTGAACCGGGAGTATCAGCCGAATGTGTTGTATCTGCTGCTGGCCAACTCGCTCGGCGGGTTTGATACCCTGCGCTGCACCGGGGCGTCTAGTCGTCGCCTGCTGGTGCGGGGAACCGATATCCAACGACCGCTGGACCCCAATTACCGGCCCGGCACGGCGGAGTTCGTCAAGCTCAACCGGCGCGGGGAACGTACCCTGACGGTGGCCACCGGCCTGCGCGACGGGGCCGAACTGGATTATTTGAGCGAACTGCTGTTTGCTGAGGAGGTGTATCTGGTGAGTCAGGAAGGGTACGTCGCCCTGACGCTGGCCGCCTCGGGTGATACGGCGCTGGAACTGCGGGGAGCCGAGGAAGATTTGGCCGGTCGGGTGCTGACCTTCGGCCTGGGTAAAACGGAGGTTGGGTATTCGGCCCTGCCCGTCGCGCCGCCCGCCGCCGCCCGGCCCACGCGCTGGGTACCCGTCAATACGTTCTGTCTCATCAACGAGCAGGGCATCCGGTCCGGGTTGATGGGCGCCGTGCAGCTGGAGCAGCGCTACGTCGATGACTTTAGCCTGGTCAAACCGCGCCGGGTGAAATTGAACGTACCGGGTACGGAAGGCTATCAGGCCCCCGTACCTTCGGCGGTCTGCGCGGCCACGCCCTTTACTAACGCCCGCATCGAGCAGACGGGCCGCTTTGCCCGCAACAACTGCGGCGAGGGCAAGGAAGGTGGCCCGGCCACGCTGGTCCTGGAGGCGGGCAGCATCGGGGCCGAAACGGCTGAGCAGCTATCGGCGCGGGTGGCCTCGGCGCTGGCGGCAATGGATACCCAGGCCTACGCCAATCAGTACGGCTCCTGCGCGTTGAACCCCAAAGATTATGTGGTGACGGTGCCACCGGGTTATTTCCATTTTCGCACCAACCTGCCCGATAACCTGTCGGTATATTATGACGGCACGCCGGCGGCGGGTAATGCCTGGCATCTGGCGCTCGACCCGAACAATCCGGATGTGTGGCGCTACCCGAAAAACAACGTGGCGCTGCCGCTTCGGAGCATTCCCCACAACTGGCTGCTACTGCTGCGGGCCGACTTTGGCGGCGTGGGTGAGGTGCTGGTGTATCGCAACGGAGTACTGATCAGCACCCGGACGTTACCGCTGAACGCGGGCATGGGCTACGTCATGCTGGGCGTTGGGGAAACGGTGGCCGATGGCGATCGGCTGTTTATCGAAGTGCTGAACCTACGCACGACATGGTACTAA
- a CDS encoding SymE family type I addiction module toxin, with amino-acid sequence MQSKRKIGAMTRKNARRQLVWFPALQLAGQWMTQAGFEIGQQVVVTIENGKIIIHQFEL; translated from the coding sequence ATGCAAAGTAAACGAAAAATCGGCGCAATGACGCGCAAAAATGCCCGCCGCCAATTGGTGTGGTTCCCAGCCCTGCAACTGGCTGGCCAGTGGATGACCCAGGCCGGGTTTGAGATCGGCCAACAGGTCGTGGTAACAATCGAAAACGGTAAAATCATCATCCATCAATTTGAGCTATGA
- a CDS encoding tyrosine-type recombinase/integrase: protein MKYSYKLRLNKHRVRRDGTAALFFQVIIDRRKTTLALDLYWPATHFDDDKSEILPRSKGDKLHEDYCRQIERRAGEINEVFIWARLAKVELTIELFTRELACSASRDDFIAFWSREADERFEKGLISKPTHTCHKSSLQTLKDYCGQLPFNTLNKKLLTEYKAWLYRHPDINSGNTVWKKLRDMRTYCNAAIGAGYFFDYPFKGFAMPATESRLEFLGEQEFLALRDHFYSDELKPAHLVTLRAFLFACYTGLRISDLKRVSWKEVRGKVLTFKPLKRTRDIVPLISVPLHPSAMKLIPEQRGVLIPTIAEQNMNELIKEVAAKLGLSQAVSFHWARHTFATRFLRHGGRLEVLQQLLGHKKIETTMIYVHIDDDRKREEINLLPE from the coding sequence ATGAAGTACAGCTACAAGCTGCGTTTGAATAAGCATCGTGTCCGTCGTGACGGCACGGCAGCCCTCTTCTTCCAGGTCATTATCGACCGCCGAAAAACCACCCTGGCACTGGACCTTTATTGGCCGGCCACCCACTTCGACGATGACAAGTCGGAAATACTTCCCCGCTCAAAAGGCGATAAGCTGCATGAAGATTATTGTCGACAGATCGAGCGCCGGGCGGGTGAAATCAACGAGGTGTTCATCTGGGCCCGACTGGCCAAGGTCGAGTTGACGATTGAGTTATTCACGCGTGAGTTGGCCTGTTCCGCCAGTCGTGATGATTTCATTGCGTTCTGGAGCCGCGAAGCCGATGAGCGTTTCGAGAAAGGGCTTATCAGTAAGCCAACTCACACGTGCCACAAGTCGAGTTTACAAACGCTCAAAGACTACTGTGGTCAACTGCCCTTCAACACGCTGAATAAAAAGCTACTGACCGAGTACAAGGCCTGGTTGTACCGTCATCCCGACATCAATTCCGGCAATACGGTCTGGAAGAAGCTTCGCGACATGCGGACCTATTGCAACGCAGCCATCGGAGCTGGGTACTTCTTCGACTATCCGTTTAAGGGCTTTGCAATGCCAGCCACTGAAAGCCGTCTGGAGTTTCTGGGGGAGCAGGAATTTCTGGCACTTCGGGACCACTTCTATAGCGATGAACTAAAGCCTGCCCACCTGGTAACTCTCCGGGCCTTTCTGTTCGCCTGTTACACTGGCCTGCGGATTTCTGATCTGAAACGAGTAAGCTGGAAGGAAGTACGGGGTAAGGTGCTCACGTTCAAACCCCTCAAGCGAACAAGGGACATCGTACCACTAATTTCCGTGCCGTTGCATCCTTCAGCCATGAAGTTGATTCCTGAACAGCGTGGCGTACTCATCCCAACAATTGCAGAACAGAACATGAATGAATTGATCAAAGAGGTAGCCGCCAAACTTGGCCTCAGTCAGGCAGTATCATTCCACTGGGCACGGCACACGTTTGCTACCCGGTTCCTTCGGCATGGTGGCCGACTCGAGGTGCTCCAGCAACTGCTCGGTCATAAAAAGATTGAAACGACCATGATCTACGTGCATATAGACGACGACCGCAAACGTGAGGAGATTAACTTACTACCCGAATAA
- a CDS encoding terminase large subunit domain-containing protein gives MSKEAIIRLNSKQLLFHQSVTGNQADFVKNGQAYQSGFRATFQGGRASGKSRVLQHLIAESAFQLPRAKAGLAGLTFRQVQDIILSQASAVFEEHGLYEYNSKTGFGQYVINRRPPDHWRNALNTVRTYDNCLVFANGYTVQFVSADRPETIRGANFDQLYIDESATIKEEFYNKVLRPTVRANKSIYRDPRPGRKGFNHPLHWLITDYTSVPWTPQGNWIFKTEELMPQNPSKYFFMQSTAYDNLDFLPGSFIEDQREACGDELTFNMEILNQRLTTVGRGFYHALDTARHVYNEGYGYQFDEEKRLYVSDRTDYDPTKELDTSWDFNAAFTSLIVGQDHRSEYRLVDELWVTNATETLVEKLATTFADKYQAHKKKVVNIYGDNGGNKNDPGRTRTYFQLVKATLKAKGWTVIDKVQSSYPSYPVRYRVINGLLQETNTRIPKIRINHTRCKSLLISLQSAPVDGSTYQKIKASEQNKALPQQYATHLSDCFDYLLYKRFGQYVTSGGNRQGGITIR, from the coding sequence ATGAGTAAGGAGGCGATCATCCGGCTCAACTCGAAGCAGCTGCTGTTTCATCAGTCCGTAACGGGTAACCAGGCTGATTTTGTCAAGAACGGGCAGGCCTACCAAAGTGGCTTTCGGGCTACGTTCCAGGGTGGGCGGGCGTCAGGAAAAAGCAGGGTCCTCCAGCACCTGATTGCCGAATCGGCCTTTCAGCTGCCCCGCGCGAAAGCAGGCCTGGCGGGCCTGACCTTCCGGCAGGTGCAGGACATCATTCTTAGCCAGGCATCGGCTGTATTTGAAGAACACGGCCTGTACGAGTACAACTCTAAAACCGGGTTCGGGCAGTACGTAATCAACCGCCGCCCGCCCGATCACTGGCGCAATGCGCTCAACACGGTGCGGACCTACGATAACTGCCTGGTCTTTGCCAACGGCTACACCGTGCAGTTTGTCTCAGCCGATCGGCCCGAAACCATTCGGGGTGCCAACTTCGATCAGCTGTACATCGACGAGAGCGCCACCATCAAGGAGGAGTTTTACAACAAGGTGCTGCGGCCCACAGTGCGGGCCAACAAATCCATCTACCGCGATCCCCGTCCCGGCCGCAAAGGCTTCAACCACCCGCTGCACTGGCTCATTACGGACTACACCAGTGTACCCTGGACGCCCCAGGGTAACTGGATATTCAAGACCGAGGAGCTGATGCCCCAGAATCCCAGTAAGTACTTCTTCATGCAGTCGACGGCCTACGATAACCTGGACTTTCTGCCGGGCTCCTTCATCGAGGATCAGCGCGAGGCCTGCGGTGACGAGCTAACGTTTAATATGGAGATCCTGAACCAACGCCTCACAACGGTAGGGCGGGGCTTTTACCATGCCCTGGATACCGCTAGGCACGTCTACAATGAGGGCTATGGCTACCAGTTCGACGAGGAGAAGCGGCTGTATGTCTCGGACCGTACCGACTACGATCCAACTAAAGAACTGGACACCTCATGGGATTTTAACGCGGCCTTTACTTCCCTGATCGTGGGACAGGACCATCGCTCGGAATACCGGCTGGTCGATGAACTATGGGTAACCAATGCTACGGAAACCCTCGTGGAGAAACTGGCTACCACCTTTGCCGATAAGTACCAGGCTCACAAAAAGAAAGTGGTCAACATCTATGGCGACAACGGTGGCAATAAGAACGACCCTGGCCGAACGCGCACCTACTTTCAATTAGTCAAGGCTACACTCAAAGCCAAAGGCTGGACCGTTATTGATAAGGTTCAATCATCTTATCCTTCGTATCCTGTTCGGTATCGTGTTATCAATGGCTTGCTCCAGGAAACCAACACACGCATCCCCAAGATCAGGATCAACCACACCCGTTGTAAGTCCCTGCTGATTAGCCTACAGTCAGCCCCTGTGGATGGCAGCACATACCAGAAGATCAAAGCCTCGGAGCAGAACAAAGCCTTGCCGCAGCAGTATGCGACGCACCTGAGCGACTGCTTCGATTATCTGCTGTATAAGCGCTTCGGCCAATACGTCACCAGCGGCGGCAACCGTCAGGGCGGTATCACCATCCGCTAA
- a CDS encoding ParB N-terminal domain-containing protein, whose protein sequence is MLEKLAWTTQQRKVVDLLPYEYNPRKMTAQQSRKLRESLEKFGLVEIPVINADGVLLAGHQRCKAMVALGRGDELVDVRVPNRQLTDAEFKEYNVASNAIKGDWVDELLREHFAEVDLADFGISLADMEQLHEQTSTKADVPELPIVAKFSEQYSAVVIICTNAIDANHVAEVLQLEQAKSYKSDRVGRTSVIHAKQFIDAWKAAKS, encoded by the coding sequence ATGTTAGAGAAATTAGCCTGGACAACGCAGCAACGCAAGGTTGTTGATCTGTTGCCCTACGAGTACAACCCGCGCAAGATGACGGCCCAGCAGAGCCGCAAGCTGCGCGAGAGCCTGGAGAAGTTTGGGCTGGTTGAGATCCCGGTCATCAATGCCGATGGCGTCCTGCTGGCCGGCCACCAGCGTTGCAAAGCGATGGTGGCGCTGGGGCGGGGTGATGAACTGGTCGACGTGCGCGTACCGAACCGGCAGCTGACCGATGCCGAGTTCAAGGAATACAACGTGGCCAGCAATGCCATCAAAGGGGATTGGGTCGACGAACTGCTGCGGGAGCATTTCGCGGAGGTCGATCTGGCTGATTTCGGCATTAGCCTGGCGGATATGGAGCAACTGCACGAGCAGACCAGCACCAAAGCCGACGTACCTGAACTGCCGATCGTGGCCAAGTTCTCGGAGCAGTACAGCGCGGTCGTGATCATCTGTACGAACGCCATCGACGCCAACCACGTGGCGGAGGTATTGCAGCTAGAACAGGCTAAAAGCTACAAATCAGACCGGGTAGGCCGTACCAGCGTCATTCACGCCAAACAGTTCATCGACGCATGGAAAGCTGCAAAATCGTAA
- a CDS encoding DUF6712 family protein: MTLINDITQLKRYLGRAINKATTWDFILPYLELAQYEYIAPALGPEMLTELQTQLATNALTPVNRLLLELTQKALAFYAYQKYLPYAIGNDGDNGMQEQGTDATKPVRMGVLDLRRRETAENASKAIEQVLVQLFTFVEQYPTWKNSASYHAARSLFIGNATELTTYLPQTAGSYRLYTSLKTYLAEAERVGIKSLLGKAQFDALKAAQLTGNLSTAEADLLEKVGKAVATVAYAEALYNLNVVQTPGGQLRLLSDFDGIYNQKAVTGHELAEAQRRADGQAAAGLNSLKSFLTANAAAYPLYKTSSSYAAPGPNAFPDNAKYKSVFRMR, translated from the coding sequence ATGACGCTGATCAACGACATCACCCAGCTAAAACGCTATTTGGGGCGGGCCATCAACAAGGCCACCACCTGGGATTTTATCTTACCCTATCTGGAGTTGGCGCAGTACGAGTACATCGCCCCGGCGCTCGGCCCGGAAATGCTCACTGAGCTACAGACGCAGCTGGCAACAAACGCGCTGACGCCCGTGAACCGGCTGCTGCTGGAGTTGACCCAGAAAGCGCTGGCCTTCTACGCCTACCAGAAGTATCTGCCCTACGCGATCGGCAACGACGGCGACAACGGGATGCAGGAGCAGGGCACCGATGCTACCAAGCCCGTCAGGATGGGCGTGCTCGATCTACGGCGGCGGGAAACGGCGGAGAATGCCTCCAAAGCCATTGAGCAGGTGCTGGTGCAGCTGTTCACCTTCGTGGAGCAGTACCCCACCTGGAAAAACTCGGCCAGCTACCACGCCGCGCGGAGCCTGTTTATCGGCAACGCCACCGAACTGACCACGTACCTGCCCCAGACCGCAGGCAGCTACCGGCTGTACACCTCGCTGAAAACGTACCTGGCCGAAGCCGAGCGCGTGGGCATCAAATCATTGCTGGGTAAGGCCCAGTTCGACGCCCTGAAAGCCGCCCAGCTGACGGGCAATCTCTCGACGGCGGAGGCCGATCTGCTGGAAAAGGTCGGTAAGGCGGTGGCCACGGTGGCCTATGCCGAAGCGCTTTACAACCTCAACGTGGTGCAGACCCCCGGCGGGCAGCTGCGGCTGCTCTCGGATTTCGATGGCATCTACAACCAGAAGGCCGTGACGGGCCACGAACTGGCTGAAGCGCAGCGCCGGGCCGATGGGCAGGCAGCGGCGGGCCTCAACAGCCTCAAATCGTTTCTGACCGCCAACGCCGCCGCCTACCCGCTGTATAAAACCAGTAGCAGCTACGCGGCCCCCGGCCCCAACGCGTTCCCGGATAACGCCAAGTACAAGAGCGTGTTTCGGATGCGCTGA
- a CDS encoding glucosaminidase domain-containing protein, which yields MGELAVAGERGGVRSREVQTHLTYWRLISRQGYRYPDVAWAISAVETGYWWSPVALARHGHNLFGMKKNGRGYYTSVSADGYCRYAGQLASFDDYGDYEAATIRKYSIASRAEYLAHICRRFCPNPSYGGKLALAFQKLKRIQSLV from the coding sequence GTGGGAGAACTGGCTGTGGCGGGTGAGCGTGGCGGTGTTCGTAGCCGCGAAGTTCAAACTCATCTGACCTACTGGCGGCTGATCAGTCGCCAGGGGTACCGTTACCCCGACGTGGCGTGGGCGATCAGCGCCGTCGAGACGGGCTACTGGTGGTCGCCGGTGGCGTTAGCCAGGCACGGCCACAACCTGTTTGGCATGAAGAAAAACGGGCGGGGCTACTACACGTCGGTATCTGCCGATGGCTACTGCCGGTACGCTGGGCAACTGGCTTCGTTCGACGATTACGGCGATTACGAAGCGGCCACGATCCGCAAGTATAGCATCGCCAGCCGGGCCGAGTACCTGGCCCACATCTGCCGGCGGTTCTGTCCTAACCCCAGCTACGGGGGGAAGCTAGCTTTGGCCTTTCAGAAACTGAAACGCATCCAATCGCTAGTCTGA